A window of Ipomoea triloba cultivar NCNSP0323 chromosome 2, ASM357664v1 contains these coding sequences:
- the LOC116006373 gene encoding uncharacterized protein LOC116006373: MSLLSKLPCISSSANARLRKIESFSLNPVCSLHYASCSNSPFTEKHSTERYQRDSWIYKNKLEQPSSCPLPADPDPTFVKDYDIAQQLPELKKLLQVLREKRGENGSGEKRGPGNVFLVGTGPGDPELLTLKALKVIQNADLLLYDRLVSNDVLSLVGPDARLLYVGKTAGYHSRTQDEIHELLLSFAEVGANVVRLKGGDPLVFGRGGEEMDILQQQGIEVKVIPGITAASGIAAELGIPLTHRGISNSVRFLTGHSRKGGTDPLFVAENAADPDSTLVVYMGLSTLPSLASKLMYHGLPPDTPAAAVERGTTPHQRSVFAELNNLADEISSNQLVSPTLIIIGKVVALSPLWPHSTEGAPVLVEAKL, from the exons ATGTCTCTTTTGAGCAAACTCCCCTGTATTTCTTCTTCTGCTAATGCTAGATTGAGAAAAATCGAATCTTTTTCCCTAAACCCAGTTTGCTCATTACACTATGCATCCTGTTCCAATTCCCCGTTCACTGAGAAGCATTCAACGGAGAGGTACCAGAGGGACAGCTGGATTTACAAGAACAAATTGGAGCAGCCCTCTTCTTGCCCGCTCCCAGCTGACCCTGACCCTACCTTTGTCAAGGACTATGACATTGCTCAGCAGCTCCCTGAGCTCAAGAAGCTGCTTCAGGTGTTGAGGGAGAAGAGAGGGGAAAATGGTAGTGGTGAGAAGAGAGGGCCTGGGAATGTGTTTTTGGTGGGGACGGGGCCAGGGGACCCAGAATTATTGACTCTCAAGGCGTTGAAAGTGATTCAGAATGCTGATTTGTTGTTGTATGATAGATTGGTTTCTAATGATGTGCTCAGTTTAGTGGGTCCTGATGCTAGGCTTCTCTATGTTGGCAAAACTGCTGGGTACCATAGCAGAACACAG GATGAAATTCATGAGTTGCTTTTGAGTTTTGCTGAAGTTGGGGCCAATGTTGTGCGTCTAAAAGGAGGGGATCCATTG GTGTTTGGACGGGGTGGAGAAGAGATGGACATTCTACAACAACAAGGAATTGAAGTGAAAGTCATTCCTG GTATTACGGCAGCTTCGGGAATAGCAGCAGAGCTTGGAATCCCATTGACACACCGTGGCATTTCCAATAGTGTTAGATTTCTTACTGGCCACTCTAGAAAAGGAGGAACAGATCCTCTATTTGTAGCCGAGAATGCTGCTGACCCTGACTCTACTTTGGTTGTTTATATGGGATTGTCAACTCTTCCTTCTCTTGCGTCAAAGTTGATGTATCATGGCCTACCTCCGGATACGCCAGCTGCTGCTGTTGAACGAGGAACCACGCCACACCAACGCTCA GTATTTGCTGAATTGAACAATCTAGCAGATGAAATTTCTTCAAATCAATTGGTATCACCAACTTTGATCATCATCGGGAAGGTTGTTGCACTTTCACCATTGTGGCCACATTCTACTGAAGGGGCTCCAGTCTTGGTTGAGGCCAAATTATAG